In Nocardioides faecalis, the following proteins share a genomic window:
- a CDS encoding bifunctional 3,4-dihydroxy-2-butanone-4-phosphate synthase/GTP cyclohydrolase II, translated as MSVRLDPVERAIADIAAGKAVIVVDDEDRENEGDIIFAASKATPELMAWTIRYSSGVICAPMPGEMLDRLEIPLMTPHNKDAYRTAYTISVDARDGVSTGISAADRAHTVRVLADSATEPWELTRPGHVFPLRAREGGVLVRRGHTESAVDLCRLAGLTPAGVLVEVVNDDGTMKRAPELRAFADEHDVAMISIEELVRYRRRTERHVIRQAETRLPTRYGEFTAIGYTITIDDSEHIALVYGDPASLAEGPVLTRVHSECLTGDVFGSHRCDCGPQLDEALERIVAEGRGVLVYLRGHEGRGIGLVAKLQAYQLQDGGRDTVDANLDLGLPADARHYGAATQILKDLGVTEVRLMTNNPGKVHDLEDFGIKVTERVPLTPHHNDHNLAYLLTKRDRMGHDLPHLSAETTHEGAS; from the coding sequence ATGTCCGTGCGCCTGGACCCCGTGGAGCGGGCCATCGCCGACATCGCGGCAGGGAAGGCGGTGATCGTCGTCGACGACGAGGACCGCGAGAACGAGGGCGACATCATCTTCGCCGCCTCCAAGGCGACCCCGGAGCTGATGGCCTGGACCATCCGGTACTCCAGCGGCGTGATCTGTGCGCCGATGCCCGGCGAGATGCTCGACCGGCTCGAGATCCCGCTGATGACCCCGCACAACAAGGACGCCTACCGCACCGCGTACACGATCTCGGTCGACGCCCGCGACGGCGTCAGCACCGGCATCTCCGCCGCCGACCGCGCCCACACCGTGCGGGTGCTGGCCGACTCCGCGACCGAGCCGTGGGAGCTGACCCGCCCCGGCCACGTGTTCCCGCTGCGCGCCCGCGAGGGCGGCGTGCTGGTCCGGCGCGGCCACACCGAGTCCGCGGTCGACCTGTGCCGGCTGGCGGGCCTGACCCCGGCCGGCGTCCTGGTCGAGGTGGTCAACGACGACGGCACCATGAAGCGCGCACCGGAGCTGCGGGCCTTCGCCGACGAGCACGACGTCGCGATGATCTCCATCGAGGAGCTGGTGCGCTACCGGCGCCGTACCGAGCGGCACGTGATCCGCCAGGCCGAGACCCGGCTGCCCACCCGGTACGGCGAGTTCACCGCCATCGGCTACACGATCACCATCGACGACAGCGAGCACATCGCCCTGGTGTACGGCGACCCGGCGAGCCTCGCCGAGGGGCCGGTGCTGACCCGGGTGCACTCGGAGTGCCTGACCGGTGACGTCTTCGGCTCCCACCGCTGCGACTGCGGCCCACAGCTCGACGAGGCGCTCGAGCGGATCGTGGCCGAGGGGCGCGGCGTGCTGGTCTACCTCCGCGGCCACGAGGGCCGCGGCATCGGGCTGGTCGCCAAGCTGCAGGCCTACCAGCTCCAGGACGGCGGCCGCGACACCGTCGACGCCAACCTGGACCTGGGCCTGCCCGCCGACGCACGCCACTACGGCGCGGCCACGCAGATCCTCAAGGACCTCGGCGTCACCGAGGTACGGCTGATGACCAACAACCCCGGCAAGGTCCACGACCTGGAGGACTTCGGGATCAAGGTCACCGAGCGCGTCCCGCTCACCCCGCACCACAACGACCACAACCTGGCCTACCTGCTCACCAAGCGGGACCGGATGGGCCACGACCTGCCGCACCTGAGCGCGGAGACCACCCACGAAGGAGCCAGCTGA
- the hisG gene encoding ATP phosphoribosyltransferase — translation MLKIAVPNKGGLSESASTMLREAGYAQRSDSKQLTKLDPDNGVEFFYLRPRDIALYVGEGTLDAGITGRDLLLDSQATATESLRLGFGRSKFRFAARPGTASSVADLEGLRIATSYDGVLRDYLAHRGVDAAVVRLDGAVETSIQLGVADVIADVVETGSTLRNAGLEVFGDVILESEAVMITRPGADESALEIFTRRLQGVLVARTYVMMDYDIPETRVEQAIALTPGFESPTVSPLHKEGWVAVRSMVPRATAQRVMDEIYALGARAILTTDIHACRL, via the coding sequence ATGCTCAAGATCGCCGTTCCCAACAAGGGAGGCCTGTCCGAGTCGGCCTCCACGATGCTGCGCGAGGCCGGCTACGCCCAGCGCTCCGACTCCAAGCAGCTCACCAAGCTGGACCCCGACAACGGGGTGGAGTTCTTCTACCTCCGCCCGCGCGACATCGCGCTCTACGTCGGCGAGGGCACCCTCGACGCCGGGATCACCGGTCGCGACCTGCTGCTGGACTCCCAGGCCACCGCGACCGAGAGCCTGCGGCTGGGGTTCGGCCGCTCGAAGTTCCGCTTCGCCGCCCGGCCCGGCACCGCGTCCTCGGTGGCCGACCTGGAGGGCCTGCGGATCGCGACGTCGTACGACGGCGTGCTGCGTGACTACCTGGCCCATCGCGGCGTCGACGCCGCGGTGGTGCGCCTGGACGGTGCGGTGGAGACCAGCATCCAGCTCGGTGTGGCCGACGTGATCGCCGACGTCGTGGAGACCGGCAGCACGCTGCGCAACGCCGGCCTGGAGGTCTTCGGCGACGTCATCTTGGAGTCCGAGGCGGTGATGATCACCCGCCCGGGCGCCGACGAGTCGGCCCTGGAGATCTTCACCCGGCGCCTGCAGGGCGTCCTGGTCGCGCGCACCTACGTGATGATGGACTACGACATCCCCGAGACCCGGGTCGAGCAGGCCATCGCCCTGACGCCGGGTTTCGAGAGCCCCACCGTGAGCCCGCTGCACAAGGAGGGCTGGGTCGCGGTGCGCTCCATGGTGCCGCGCGCCACCGCCCAGCGGGTGATGGACGAGATCTACGCGCTCGGGGCCCGAGCGATCCTGACCACCGACATCCACGCCTGCCGCCTGTGA
- the ribD gene encoding bifunctional diaminohydroxyphosphoribosylaminopyrimidine deaminase/5-amino-6-(5-phosphoribosylamino)uracil reductase RibD: MRRALALAASPEVPTHPNPRVGCVLLAPDGTTVGEGYHRGAGTPHAEVEALAVAGERAAGATAVVTLEPCNHTGRTGPCTEALMAAGVARVVVAQHDPNPLAAGGLATLAAAGIETDSGILRDEAVALNREWTFAHENGRPFVTWKYAATLDGRSAAADGTSQWITSSAARRDTHLLRGQCDAMVVGTGTVLADDPQLTVRDERDLPLDRQPLRVVLGERDLDPSLRVHDQAAHTLHLRMRDPEKALHVLYAEHDRHHVFLEGGPTLAAAFLSAGLVDEVVAYLAPALLGAGTAAVADLGITSIDDALRLVLVETTVVGEGAEANVRVVMRPRRTEEA; this comes from the coding sequence ATGCGTCGTGCGCTCGCGCTGGCGGCATCCCCCGAGGTGCCCACCCATCCCAATCCCCGCGTCGGCTGCGTGCTGCTGGCCCCCGACGGCACCACCGTCGGTGAGGGCTACCACCGCGGCGCCGGAACCCCGCACGCGGAGGTCGAGGCCCTGGCCGTCGCCGGTGAGCGCGCCGCCGGCGCCACGGCCGTGGTCACCCTCGAGCCGTGCAACCACACGGGCCGCACCGGCCCGTGCACCGAGGCGCTGATGGCGGCCGGCGTCGCCCGCGTCGTCGTCGCCCAGCACGACCCGAACCCGCTCGCCGCCGGCGGCCTGGCGACGCTCGCCGCGGCCGGGATCGAGACCGACTCCGGCATCCTGCGCGACGAGGCCGTGGCACTCAACCGGGAGTGGACCTTCGCCCACGAGAACGGCCGGCCGTTCGTGACGTGGAAGTACGCCGCCACCCTCGACGGCCGCTCCGCCGCCGCCGACGGCACCTCGCAGTGGATCACCTCCTCGGCCGCCCGGCGCGACACCCACCTGCTGCGCGGGCAGTGCGACGCGATGGTGGTCGGCACCGGCACCGTGCTGGCCGACGACCCGCAGCTCACGGTCCGCGACGAGCGCGACCTGCCGCTGGACCGCCAGCCGCTGCGGGTGGTGCTCGGCGAGCGCGACCTCGACCCCTCCCTGCGCGTGCACGACCAGGCCGCGCACACCCTGCACCTGCGCATGCGCGACCCGGAGAAGGCGCTGCACGTGCTCTACGCCGAGCACGACCGGCACCACGTCTTCCTCGAGGGCGGCCCCACCCTGGCCGCCGCCTTCCTCTCGGCCGGCCTGGTCGACGAGGTCGTCGCCTACCTGGCTCCGGCCCTCCTCGGCGCCGGCACCGCGGCCGTCGCCGACCTCGGGATCACCAGCATCGACGACGCCCTGCGCCTGGTGCTGGTCGAGACCACCGTCGTCGGCGAGGGAGCCGAGGCCAACGTCCGTGTCGTGATGCGCCCGCGGCGCACCGAGGAGGCCTGA
- the ribH gene encoding 6,7-dimethyl-8-ribityllumazine synthase — translation MAGHGAPDLTPVDCHDLRVAVVAASWHTTVMDGLLAGAHRAFADHKVEAPVVVRVPGTFELPVAAAALAPSYDAVVALGVVIRGGTPHFEFVCNAATDGLTRVSLDHTTPVGFGVLTCDDDAQALDRAGLPGSREDKGYEAASAALQTAATLKRLHRGHSV, via the coding sequence ATGGCCGGACACGGAGCCCCCGACCTCACCCCCGTCGACTGCCACGACCTGCGGGTCGCGGTCGTCGCGGCGAGCTGGCACACCACGGTGATGGACGGCCTCCTCGCCGGGGCGCACCGCGCGTTCGCCGACCACAAGGTCGAGGCGCCGGTCGTGGTCCGGGTGCCGGGCACCTTCGAGCTGCCCGTCGCCGCGGCCGCGCTCGCGCCGTCGTACGACGCGGTGGTCGCGCTCGGCGTGGTGATCCGTGGCGGCACGCCGCACTTCGAGTTCGTGTGCAACGCCGCCACCGACGGGCTGACCCGGGTGTCGCTGGACCACACCACGCCGGTGGGGTTCGGCGTGCTGACCTGCGACGACGACGCGCAGGCGCTGGACCGGGCGGGCCTGCCGGGCTCGCGTGAGGACAAGGGCTACGAGGCGGCCTCCGCGGCGCTGCAGACCGCGGCGACGCTCAAGCGGCTGCACCGCGGCCACAGCGTCTGA
- a CDS encoding PH domain-containing protein — protein sequence MPENATTTGGVPTLPRTWRPFGPRMAALAFGVILVGGFVFLWLRFDPDTQASVNIFQKGTVIALVLLGLALLNGMARSRVVADEDGLTVVNGYRKRVLAWSEVGVVRVPNGAPWPQLDQGDDVRIGLMGIHTSDGARAEKAVRELRAVVAAHKP from the coding sequence GTGCCCGAGAACGCGACCACCACCGGCGGTGTGCCCACGCTGCCGCGCACCTGGCGTCCCTTCGGCCCGCGCATGGCCGCACTCGCCTTCGGCGTGATCCTCGTCGGCGGGTTCGTGTTCCTGTGGCTGCGCTTCGACCCGGACACCCAGGCGTCGGTCAACATCTTCCAGAAGGGCACCGTGATCGCCCTCGTGCTGCTCGGCCTGGCCCTGCTCAACGGCATGGCCCGCTCCCGGGTGGTCGCCGACGAGGACGGCCTCACCGTGGTCAACGGCTACCGCAAGCGGGTGCTGGCCTGGTCGGAGGTCGGTGTGGTCCGGGTGCCGAACGGTGCGCCGTGGCCGCAGCTGGACCAGGGCGACGACGTCCGGATCGGGCTGATGGGCATCCACACCTCGGACGGCGCCCGCGCCGAGAAGGCCGTGCGCGAGCTGCGCGCCGTCGTGGCGGCGCACAAGCCCTGA
- the rpmI gene encoding 50S ribosomal protein L35, which yields MPKNKTHSGASKRFKVTGSGKILREKAGKRHNLEKKASKVTRRLTGTVEVAKNDVPRAKKMLGL from the coding sequence ATGCCGAAGAACAAGACGCATTCCGGTGCCAGCAAGCGGTTCAAGGTGACGGGCAGCGGCAAGATCCTGCGGGAGAAGGCCGGCAAGCGCCACAACCTCGAGAAGAAGGCGTCGAAGGTCACGCGTCGACTGACCGGCACCGTCGAGGTCGCCAAGAACGACGTCCCGCGCGCGAAGAAGATGCTCGGTCTCTGA
- a CDS encoding aldose 1-epimerase family protein produces the protein MSAPTGEQYPISAHGYHAVVTQGGGVLRALRHDDRPLLDGTAEDAVPSGGRGQLLVPWPNRLRDGRYEFGGTTHQLALTEPSRNNASHGLVRWASWTLVRHEPALVELSYFLPAQSGYPWALDLRTTYALDTDGLTVTQSATNTTDTPAPYASGAHPYLVAGPGSCDEWELELPAATYLATDAERLLPTGRGAIGDLGLEADSPTGLAGHALNHAVTDLVRDAEGVATVRLRHPDGGGVALWVDAHHRWLQLYTGDDTPRPRVSLAVEPMTSPPDAFNSREDLVVLEPGASFAAQWGIRAL, from the coding sequence GTGAGCGCACCCACCGGCGAGCAGTACCCGATCAGTGCCCACGGCTACCACGCCGTGGTGACCCAGGGCGGCGGCGTGCTGCGCGCGCTGCGCCACGACGACCGGCCGCTGCTGGACGGCACCGCCGAGGACGCCGTGCCCAGCGGCGGGCGCGGCCAGCTGCTGGTGCCGTGGCCGAACCGGCTGCGCGACGGCCGCTACGAGTTCGGCGGCACCACCCACCAGCTGGCGCTCACCGAGCCCAGCCGCAACAACGCCTCCCACGGCCTGGTCCGCTGGGCGTCATGGACCCTGGTGCGCCACGAGCCCGCACTGGTCGAGCTGTCCTACTTCCTGCCCGCCCAGTCCGGCTACCCGTGGGCCCTGGACCTGCGCACGACCTACGCCCTCGACACCGACGGGCTCACCGTCACCCAGTCCGCGACGAACACCACCGACACGCCCGCGCCGTACGCCTCCGGCGCCCACCCCTACCTGGTGGCCGGCCCGGGGTCGTGCGACGAGTGGGAGCTGGAGCTTCCGGCGGCCACCTACCTGGCCACCGACGCCGAGCGGCTGCTGCCGACCGGGCGCGGCGCGATCGGCGACCTCGGCTTGGAGGCCGACTCCCCCACCGGGCTGGCCGGGCACGCGCTGAACCACGCGGTGACCGACCTGGTCCGCGACGCCGAGGGCGTCGCCACGGTCCGGCTGCGCCACCCCGACGGCGGTGGGGTCGCGCTCTGGGTGGACGCGCACCACCGCTGGCTGCAGCTCTACACCGGCGACGACACGCCCCGGCCGCGGGTCTCGCTCGCGGTGGAGCCGATGACCTCGCCGCCGGACGCGTTCAACTCGCGCGAGGACCTGGTGGTGCTGGAGCCGGGTGCGTCGTTCGCCGCGCAGTGGGGCATCCGGGCGCTCTGA
- a CDS encoding phosphoribosyl-ATP diphosphatase, with protein sequence MKTFDELFAELSEKAQTRPEGSGTVRALDAGVHAIGKKLIEEAAESWMAAEHEGREATALEISQLLYHAQVLMIASGLTLEDVYSHL encoded by the coding sequence GTGAAGACGTTCGACGAGCTGTTCGCTGAGCTCAGCGAGAAGGCACAGACCCGGCCCGAGGGCTCGGGCACCGTCCGGGCTCTGGACGCGGGCGTCCATGCGATCGGCAAGAAGCTGATCGAGGAGGCCGCGGAGTCCTGGATGGCCGCGGAGCACGAGGGTCGCGAGGCGACCGCCCTGGAGATCAGCCAGCTGCTCTACCACGCGCAGGTCCTGATGATCGCCAGCGGCCTGACGCTCGAGGACGTCTACTCCCACCTCTGA
- the infC gene encoding translation initiation factor IF-3 — MGPNGETVGIVSTDQALKLAQESDLDLVEIAPMGKPPVCKLMDYGKFKYENAQKAREARRNQTNVIIKEMKLRPKIDAHDYETKKGHVVRFLKAGDKVKITIMFRGREQHRPELGYRLLQKLAEDVQELGFVESSPKQDGRNMTMVIGPHKKKAEAKAEVKAAKEERRAEREAEVAEERAAQAERTSVKPAAQKKERGRSENLDPEIEA; from the coding sequence GTGGGACCCAACGGCGAGACCGTTGGCATCGTCTCCACTGACCAGGCACTGAAGCTCGCCCAGGAGTCGGACCTCGACCTGGTGGAGATCGCTCCGATGGGCAAGCCGCCCGTCTGCAAGCTCATGGACTACGGGAAGTTCAAGTACGAGAACGCCCAGAAGGCCCGTGAGGCGCGACGGAACCAGACCAACGTCATCATCAAGGAGATGAAGCTCCGGCCGAAGATCGACGCGCACGACTACGAGACCAAGAAGGGTCACGTAGTGCGCTTCCTCAAGGCCGGCGACAAGGTCAAGATCACGATCATGTTCCGCGGCCGCGAGCAGCACCGCCCCGAGCTCGGCTACCGCCTGCTGCAGAAGCTGGCGGAAGACGTGCAGGAGCTGGGCTTCGTGGAGTCCAGCCCCAAGCAGGACGGCCGCAACATGACCATGGTCATCGGTCCGCACAAGAAGAAGGCCGAGGCCAAGGCCGAGGTCAAGGCCGCGAAGGAAGAGCGTCGCGCCGAGCGCGAGGCCGAGGTCGCCGAGGAGCGCGCCGCACAGGCGGAGCGCACGTCGGTCAAGCCCGCCGCCCAGAAGAAGGAGCGGGGTCGCTCGGAGAACCTCGATCCCGAGATCGAAGCCTGA
- a CDS encoding riboflavin synthase — MFTGIVEELGTVAAVEDQGDALRLTIACDVAISDAGLGDSIAVNGCCLTVSELGAGTWTADVMAETLAKTNLDKVAVGDRVNLERAVTADKRLGGHVVQGHVDAVGEVVARTPSEHWEVVEIAMPTELGKYLVDKGSITVDGASLTVVEAHDTTFTVSLIPETLTRTTLGFREPGSRVNLEVDVIAKHVEKLVRAYTSKES; from the coding sequence ATGTTCACCGGCATCGTCGAAGAGCTCGGCACCGTCGCCGCCGTCGAGGACCAGGGCGACGCGCTGCGGCTCACCATCGCCTGCGACGTCGCCATCTCCGACGCCGGCCTCGGTGACTCCATCGCGGTCAACGGCTGCTGCCTGACCGTCTCCGAGCTCGGCGCCGGCACCTGGACCGCCGACGTCATGGCCGAGACCCTGGCCAAGACCAACCTCGACAAGGTCGCCGTGGGCGACCGGGTCAACCTCGAGCGCGCCGTCACCGCGGACAAGCGGCTCGGCGGCCACGTCGTCCAAGGCCACGTCGACGCCGTCGGCGAGGTCGTGGCCCGCACCCCCAGCGAGCACTGGGAGGTCGTCGAGATCGCGATGCCGACCGAGCTCGGCAAGTACCTGGTCGACAAGGGCTCGATCACCGTGGACGGCGCCTCGCTGACGGTGGTCGAGGCCCACGACACCACGTTCACGGTCAGCCTCATCCCCGAGACGCTGACCCGCACCACGCTCGGCTTCCGCGAACCCGGCTCCCGGGTCAACCTCGAGGTCGACGTCATCGCCAAGCACGTGGAGAAGCTCGTGCGTGCCTACACCAGCAAGGAGAGCTGA
- a CDS encoding lipid-transfer protein encodes MSARSLSGRAAIAGIGATEFSKASGRSELQLSVEAIQHALADCGLRPADVDGLVTFTMDSSSEIAVARELGIGELRFFSRINYGGGAACATVQQAAMAVATGVADVVVVYRGFNERSGDRFGQVSKWAAAQVNTNGLDNAWTYPLGLSTPAATVAMQARRYMHEYGATSEDFGRVAVADRRHAASNPHAFFHGKPITLEQHQASRMIADPLRLLDCCQESDGAVALVVVSAERARDLAQTPALVTAAAQGAGRDQFVMTSYYREDIGIPEMGVVARDLWGQSGLRPDDVDVAILYDHFTPYVLMQLEELGFCGRGEAKDFIADGAIEIGGRLPINTHGGQLGEAYIHGMNGIAEGVRQVRGTSVNQVDAAENVLVTAGTGVPTSGLLLSR; translated from the coding sequence ATGAGCGCGCGGAGCCTGTCCGGGCGGGCCGCGATCGCCGGGATCGGCGCCACCGAGTTCTCCAAGGCATCGGGACGCTCGGAGCTGCAGCTGTCCGTGGAGGCGATCCAGCACGCGCTGGCCGACTGCGGGCTGCGCCCCGCCGACGTCGACGGGCTGGTCACCTTCACGATGGACAGCTCCTCGGAGATCGCCGTGGCCCGCGAGCTCGGCATCGGCGAGCTGCGCTTCTTCAGCCGGATCAACTACGGCGGCGGTGCCGCCTGCGCGACGGTGCAGCAGGCCGCCATGGCCGTGGCCACCGGCGTCGCCGACGTGGTGGTCGTCTACCGCGGCTTCAACGAGCGCTCCGGTGACCGCTTCGGGCAGGTCTCGAAGTGGGCCGCGGCCCAGGTCAACACCAACGGCCTCGACAACGCCTGGACCTACCCACTCGGGCTGAGCACACCGGCCGCCACCGTGGCGATGCAGGCGCGCCGCTACATGCACGAGTACGGCGCCACCTCCGAGGACTTCGGTCGCGTCGCCGTGGCCGACCGCCGGCACGCGGCCAGCAACCCGCACGCCTTCTTCCACGGCAAGCCGATCACCCTCGAGCAGCACCAGGCCTCCCGGATGATCGCCGACCCGCTGCGGCTGCTGGACTGCTGCCAGGAGTCCGACGGCGCGGTCGCGCTCGTGGTGGTCTCCGCCGAGCGGGCCCGCGACCTCGCCCAGACGCCGGCGCTCGTCACGGCCGCCGCCCAGGGTGCCGGGCGCGACCAGTTCGTGATGACGTCGTACTACCGCGAGGACATCGGCATCCCCGAGATGGGCGTGGTCGCCCGCGATCTGTGGGGCCAGTCCGGGCTGCGCCCCGACGACGTCGACGTCGCGATCCTCTACGACCACTTCACCCCCTACGTGCTGATGCAGCTCGAGGAGCTCGGGTTCTGCGGGCGCGGCGAGGCCAAGGACTTCATCGCCGACGGCGCGATCGAGATCGGCGGCCGCTTGCCGATCAACACCCACGGCGGGCAGCTCGGTGAGGCCTACATCCACGGGATGAACGGCATCGCCGAGGGCGTGCGCCAGGTCCGCGGGACCTCGGTGAACCAGGTCGACGCCGCCGAGAACGTGCTCGTGACCGCGGGCACGGGAGTGCCGACCAGCGGTCTGCTGCTGTCCCGCTGA
- a CDS encoding amino acid deaminase/aldolase produces MADVHHSPQARDRLAERLSGAVRAWPEPLPTPLLVVDLDAFDANAADLVARAGGVPIRVASKSLRVPALIRRALETEGFAGVLAYTLAEALWLVDNEVSDDVLVAYPSVDAGALAALVASPRSASRITIMVDDVAHLDAVDALRSSTAVPVRVAIDVDAGLRWAGVSVGPQRSPLYDVGSVAQLARMVVERPGFRLVGVMTYEGQVAGVPDEVPHQRARSAVVRRIKQLSVPQLRQRRADIAEALAALEGHHDHAGLQLWNAGGSGSLETSAADPVVTEVTAGSGLLGPTLFDHYRSFSPVPAAFFGLPVTRRPSAKVATVHGGGLIASGPTGADRAPTPWAPSGLGLTALEGAGEVQTPLSGASAEHPRIGDLVWFRHAKSGELFEHGTTVQLLHGADIVDQAPTYRGLGLAF; encoded by the coding sequence ATGGCCGACGTGCACCACTCCCCCCAGGCCCGTGACCGGCTCGCCGAGCGCCTGAGCGGCGCCGTCCGCGCGTGGCCCGAGCCGCTGCCCACGCCCCTGCTCGTCGTCGACCTCGACGCCTTCGACGCCAACGCCGCCGACCTGGTGGCCCGCGCCGGCGGCGTGCCGATCCGGGTGGCGTCGAAGTCGCTGCGGGTGCCGGCGCTGATCCGTCGGGCCCTGGAGACCGAGGGCTTCGCCGGGGTGCTGGCCTACACCCTCGCCGAGGCGCTGTGGCTGGTGGACAACGAAGTGAGCGACGACGTCCTGGTCGCCTATCCGAGCGTCGACGCCGGCGCCCTGGCCGCGCTGGTGGCCTCGCCGCGCTCAGCGTCGCGGATCACGATCATGGTCGACGACGTGGCTCACCTCGACGCCGTCGACGCGCTGCGCTCCTCCACCGCCGTGCCGGTGCGGGTCGCCATCGACGTCGACGCCGGCCTGCGCTGGGCGGGTGTCTCGGTGGGCCCCCAACGCTCCCCCCTGTACGACGTGGGGTCGGTCGCCCAGCTGGCCCGGATGGTCGTGGAGCGGCCCGGGTTCCGCCTGGTCGGCGTGATGACCTACGAGGGCCAGGTGGCCGGCGTCCCGGACGAGGTGCCGCACCAGCGTGCCCGCTCGGCCGTGGTGCGCCGGATCAAGCAGCTCTCCGTGCCGCAGCTGCGGCAGCGGCGCGCGGACATCGCCGAGGCGCTGGCCGCGCTCGAGGGCCACCACGACCACGCTGGGCTCCAGCTGTGGAACGCGGGCGGGTCGGGCTCGCTGGAGACGTCTGCGGCGGACCCGGTGGTCACCGAGGTCACCGCGGGCTCCGGGCTGCTGGGTCCGACGCTGTTCGACCACTACCGCTCCTTCAGCCCCGTGCCCGCCGCGTTCTTCGGGCTGCCCGTGACGCGTCGGCCGTCGGCGAAGGTGGCGACGGTGCACGGCGGCGGCCTGATCGCGTCCGGCCCCACCGGCGCGGACCGAGCCCCCACGCCGTGGGCGCCCTCGGGCCTCGGGCTCACCGCGCTGGAGGGTGCCGGCGAGGTGCAGACCCCGCTGAGCGGGGCGAGCGCCGAGCACCCCAGGATCGGCGACCTGGTCTGGTTCCGCCACGCCAAGTCGGGCGAGCTGTTCGAGCACGGCACCACCGTGCAGCTGCTGCACGGCGCCGACATCGTCGACCAGGCGCCGACGTACCGCGGCCTCGGCCTTGCCTTCTGA
- a CDS encoding SseB family protein — protein sequence MNHPPSERPDARRLQGSEYVDDDGSPDPALRTALAGYDAGTTPYPAVLAALAESRLVVPVVAILGETGEGAAGADGAALVTDKSSDMAAVLLTGADGRMALLAFSGIDSLAAWDPQARPVPVAAPLAAATAVQEGAAALVVDVAGPHQLVLAEDDLHRIAAGWRPVRLQDGGWGWLGAAPEGE from the coding sequence GTGAACCACCCGCCCTCCGAGCGCCCGGACGCCCGACGCCTGCAAGGCTCGGAGTACGTCGACGACGACGGCAGCCCCGACCCGGCGCTGCGCACCGCCCTCGCCGGGTACGACGCCGGCACCACGCCGTACCCCGCTGTGCTCGCCGCGCTGGCCGAGTCCCGGCTCGTGGTGCCGGTGGTCGCGATCCTCGGGGAGACCGGGGAGGGGGCAGCCGGCGCGGACGGCGCCGCGCTCGTCACCGACAAGTCCTCCGACATGGCTGCGGTCCTGCTGACCGGGGCCGACGGCCGGATGGCGCTGCTCGCGTTCAGCGGCATCGACAGCCTCGCGGCCTGGGACCCGCAGGCGCGCCCGGTGCCGGTAGCGGCCCCTCTCGCCGCGGCCACCGCGGTGCAGGAGGGCGCTGCGGCGCTGGTCGTCGACGTCGCCGGCCCGCACCAGCTGGTGCTCGCCGAGGACGACCTGCACCGGATCGCCGCGGGCTGGAGGCCCGTGCGGCTGCAGGACGGCGGCTGGGGCTGGCTGGGCGCCGCCCCCGAGGGCGAGTGA
- a CDS encoding 4-amino-4-deoxy-L-arabinose transferase has product MLAHALARPATLGAGRLICLDGPAGAGKTTLAQRLRELAPDAVVLGTDEMLAGWRGLPGLAATVEALLRPLATGRPGRWPRWDWTEDRWAGEQVQQPVPLLVLEGVGCYSPRYAELVTTLAWVEASPATRARRAARRDGDAFAEHWPTWLADEERLHAETGTRRHADVLVRTEDRDLGSQA; this is encoded by the coding sequence GTGCTCGCCCACGCCCTCGCCCGGCCCGCCACCCTGGGCGCGGGCCGGCTGATCTGCCTGGACGGACCGGCCGGCGCGGGCAAGACGACCCTGGCGCAGCGGCTGCGGGAGCTGGCGCCGGACGCCGTGGTGCTGGGCACCGACGAGATGCTGGCCGGGTGGCGCGGCCTGCCCGGCCTCGCCGCGACCGTCGAGGCGCTGCTGCGCCCGTTGGCGACCGGCCGCCCCGGGCGCTGGCCGCGCTGGGACTGGACCGAGGACCGCTGGGCGGGCGAGCAGGTGCAGCAGCCGGTGCCGCTGCTGGTGCTCGAGGGGGTCGGTTGCTACTCGCCGCGCTACGCGGAGCTGGTCACCACCCTGGCCTGGGTCGAGGCGTCGCCGGCGACCCGGGCGCGGCGGGCCGCCCGGCGCGACGGCGACGCGTTCGCCGAGCACTGGCCCACCTGGCTGGCCGACGAGGAACGGCTGCACGCCGAGACCGGGACCCGCCGCCACGCCGACGTCCTCGTCCGCACCGAGGACCGCGACCTAGGCTCACAGGCGTGA